Proteins from a genomic interval of Hornefia porci:
- a CDS encoding head maturation protease, ClpP-related has protein sequence MTRKFWNWVRNEEPDSFGSDRTLYLDGEISDETWFGDEVTPKLFSDELHAGDGNITLWINSPGGDVFAAAQIYNMLMDYPHDVTVKIDALAASAASVIAMAGTKVCMSPVAMMMVHNPATIAIGDTEEMQKAIDMLNEVKESIMNAYEIKSGLSRHKISQLMDAETWMNAKEAVKLGFADEILFRDGEKSVPEDTADAEMLFSRKAVTDSLLSRLIPKKKPEANKHMVPVTDLEKRLSLLAH, from the coding sequence ATGACCAGAAAGTTTTGGAACTGGGTGCGAAACGAGGAGCCGGACAGCTTTGGCTCCGACCGAACGCTCTACCTCGACGGGGAAATTTCCGATGAAACGTGGTTCGGCGACGAAGTAACACCCAAGCTATTTAGTGATGAACTGCATGCAGGCGATGGAAACATCACCCTCTGGATCAACTCTCCGGGAGGTGATGTTTTTGCTGCTGCGCAGATCTACAACATGCTGATGGATTACCCGCATGATGTGACGGTCAAGATTGATGCTCTTGCTGCTTCGGCGGCATCGGTTATCGCTATGGCTGGAACAAAGGTCTGCATGAGTCCCGTGGCCATGATGATGGTACACAACCCTGCAACCATCGCCATCGGTGATACCGAGGAAATGCAGAAAGCCATCGACATGTTAAACGAGGTCAAGGAATCCATTATGAATGCCTACGAAATCAAGTCCGGGCTCTCCCGTCACAAGATTTCACAGCTCATGGATGCCGAGACATGGATGAACGCCAAAGAAGCCGTGAAGCTCGGCTTCGCTGACGAGATTCTGTTCAGGGATGGAGAAAAATCCGTCCCTGAGGATACGGCTGACGCGGAGATGCTTTTCTCCCGCAAGGCCGTCACTGATTCACTGCTTTCCCGACTGATTCCTAAGAAAAAGCCGGAAGCAAATAAACACATGGTACCAGTAACCGATCTTGAGAAGCGCCTTTCGCTTCTCGCACATTAA
- a CDS encoding phage head closure protein — protein MNIAAMRVRVTFQKNTVIVDKYGNHKTGWTDYFSCWATVGTSSGSESSGVVFNPEESLDFTCRYCSELAAVESTKYRIIAEGRTYNITYVNPMGYKHNSLKFNCKLEKNA, from the coding sequence ATGAATATAGCAGCTATGAGGGTGCGCGTCACTTTCCAGAAAAATACGGTCATCGTCGACAAATACGGAAACCACAAAACCGGCTGGACGGATTACTTCTCATGCTGGGCGACTGTTGGCACAAGCTCCGGTTCGGAAAGCTCCGGTGTCGTCTTCAATCCGGAGGAATCGCTGGACTTCACCTGCCGCTACTGCTCTGAGCTTGCGGCTGTGGAATCGACAAAATACCGGATCATCGCGGAAGGCCGCACCTACAACATCACCTATGTGAACCCGATGGGCTATAAGCATAACAGCCTGAAATTCAACTGCAAGCTGGAGAAAAACGCATGA
- a CDS encoding DUF7698 family protein yields the protein MKYTIEAIENAKPGMRWEEIGCHWTLGQAYLYSKEAGNDLPNFAEVIWDYDIEAILADCRKLGVKEFTISSTFSSLIETIAKFEELGCTLDGIVKVKEHYTHFGSDEHALIPAFKMTVKEA from the coding sequence ATGAAGTACACAATCGAAGCCATAGAAAACGCAAAGCCCGGAATGCGCTGGGAAGAGATCGGATGCCATTGGACGCTGGGACAGGCCTACCTTTACAGCAAGGAAGCCGGAAACGACCTGCCGAACTTCGCCGAAGTCATCTGGGATTACGACATCGAAGCGATCCTTGCAGATTGCCGGAAGCTCGGAGTGAAGGAATTCACCATCAGCTCCACCTTCTCAAGCCTTATCGAGACCATTGCAAAGTTTGAGGAGCTCGGCTGCACACTGGACGGAATTGTAAAGGTCAAGGAGCACTACACCCACTTCGGAAGCGACGAGCACGCCCTCATCCCGGCTTTCAAGATGACGGTAAAGGAGGCGTAA
- a CDS encoding major tail protein, giving the protein MANTSNKVKFGLKNCHYAIATLAADGTVTFGTPVAMPGAVSLSLDAEGDNDPFYADDSVYYMVSNNNGYSGDFELALIPESFLTDVMHETEDANGVIVENKDVEPEHFALLFEFSGDQRKIRHCMYYCSATRPSVTGSTKEDSTEVQTETLSITASPLPSGIVKVKTGTNTTSAVYDAWYNAVYEPSASVSGGE; this is encoded by the coding sequence ATGGCTAACACAAGTAACAAGGTCAAGTTCGGCCTGAAAAACTGCCACTACGCCATTGCTACGCTTGCCGCTGATGGTACTGTTACCTTTGGCACGCCTGTAGCAATGCCCGGTGCCGTATCCCTTTCGCTGGATGCCGAGGGAGATAATGATCCGTTCTATGCGGACGACTCCGTATATTATATGGTCTCCAATAATAACGGCTATTCCGGCGACTTTGAGCTGGCGCTGATTCCGGAGAGCTTTCTCACGGATGTCATGCACGAGACTGAGGATGCCAACGGTGTCATTGTGGAGAACAAGGATGTGGAGCCGGAGCATTTTGCGCTGCTTTTCGAATTCTCCGGCGACCAGAGGAAGATTCGTCACTGCATGTATTACTGCAGCGCGACCCGCCCTTCCGTCACCGGCAGCACCAAGGAGGACTCTACCGAGGTGCAGACAGAGACGCTTTCCATTACGGCCTCTCCGCTGCCTTCCGGTATCGTGAAGGTCAAAACGGGCACGAACACTACAAGCGCTGTTTACGACGCTTGGTACAACGCTGTATATGAGCCGAGTGCATCGGTAAGCGGCGGTGAATAA
- a CDS encoding terminase large subunit, translating into MRKLKNYKPTRFMAETSHYSKQMADFAVMFIEQLTHTKGTWAGKPFELIDWQERIIRDLFGVLKPNGYRQFNTAYIEIPKKMGKSELAAAVALLLCCGDGEERAEVYGCAADRQQATIVFDVAADMVRMCPALNRRVKILASQKRIIYEPTNSFYQVLSAEAYSKHGFNIHGVVFDELHTQPNRKLFDVMTKGSGDARMQPLYFLITTAGNDTNTICYEVHQKAQDILDGRKVDPTFYPVIYGAEPDEDWTDPEVWKKANPSLGITVGIDKVEAACESAKQNPGEENSFRQLRLNQWVKQAVRWMPMDKWDACAFSVNEDDLEGRVCYGGLDLSSTTDITSFVLVFPPRDEDDKYVILPYFWVPEDTLDLRVRRDHVPYDTWEKEGVLQTTEGNVIHYGYIEKFIERLGERFNIREIAFDRWGAVQMVQNLENMGFTVVPFGQGFKDMSPPTKELMKLTLEQKLAHGGHPVLRWNMDNIFIRTDPAGNIKADKEKSTEKIDGAIATIMALDRAIRCGNDNGASVYDDRGILFI; encoded by the coding sequence ATGCGAAAACTGAAAAACTATAAGCCGACCCGCTTCATGGCAGAGACTTCTCACTACAGCAAGCAGATGGCGGACTTCGCGGTGATGTTCATCGAGCAGCTCACCCACACCAAAGGCACGTGGGCAGGAAAGCCCTTCGAGCTCATCGACTGGCAGGAACGGATCATCCGCGACCTGTTCGGTGTCTTGAAGCCGAATGGTTACCGTCAGTTCAATACGGCCTACATCGAAATTCCAAAGAAGATGGGAAAGTCAGAGCTGGCTGCCGCTGTCGCCCTGCTCCTTTGCTGCGGTGACGGTGAGGAACGTGCCGAGGTCTACGGCTGCGCTGCAGATAGACAGCAGGCCACCATCGTTTTTGATGTTGCTGCGGATATGGTGAGGATGTGTCCGGCGCTTAATCGGCGCGTCAAAATACTGGCCTCCCAGAAACGGATCATCTATGAGCCTACCAACAGCTTCTATCAGGTGCTCTCCGCTGAGGCCTACAGTAAGCACGGCTTTAATATCCACGGCGTGGTATTCGATGAGCTGCACACCCAGCCGAACAGGAAACTCTTTGATGTAATGACAAAGGGCTCCGGCGATGCCAGAATGCAGCCGCTATATTTCCTGATTACCACTGCTGGAAATGATACAAACACCATCTGCTATGAAGTCCACCAGAAAGCGCAGGACATCCTCGACGGCAGGAAGGTCGATCCAACCTTCTATCCGGTCATTTACGGTGCGGAACCTGACGAGGACTGGACTGATCCGGAGGTGTGGAAAAAGGCAAACCCATCTCTCGGTATCACGGTCGGTATCGACAAGGTGGAAGCGGCCTGCGAATCGGCAAAGCAAAACCCCGGTGAAGAGAATTCCTTTAGGCAGCTGCGCCTTAATCAATGGGTAAAGCAGGCTGTCCGCTGGATGCCAATGGATAAATGGGACGCCTGCGCCTTTTCGGTCAATGAGGACGACCTCGAAGGCCGTGTCTGCTATGGCGGTCTTGACCTGTCCTCCACTACGGATATTACATCCTTTGTGCTGGTGTTCCCGCCACGGGATGAAGACGACAAGTATGTGATCCTCCCGTACTTCTGGGTGCCAGAGGATACGCTGGATCTTCGCGTGAGACGCGATCATGTGCCCTACGATACTTGGGAGAAGGAAGGCGTGCTGCAGACTACCGAAGGCAACGTCATCCATTATGGTTATATCGAGAAATTCATCGAACGCCTCGGCGAGCGCTTCAATATTCGCGAGATAGCTTTCGACCGCTGGGGAGCAGTCCAGATGGTTCAGAACTTGGAGAACATGGGCTTTACTGTCGTGCCCTTCGGACAGGGCTTTAAGGATATGAGCCCGCCCACAAAGGAGCTCATGAAGCTGACACTTGAGCAAAAGCTCGCCCACGGCGGCCACCCGGTGCTCCGCTGGAATATGGATAACATCTTCATCCGTACTGACCCAGCCGGAAATATCAAGGCTGACAAGGAAAAATCTACAGAGAAGATCGACGGAGCCATCGCCACCATCATGGCGCTTGACCGTGCGATCCGCTGCGGCAATGACAACGGTGCTTCTGTCTATGACGACAGAGGCATTTTATTTATCTGA
- a CDS encoding HK97 gp10 family phage protein: MSRTVSISEMGDAIMEELEKYSKLATDDLKAAVKETAASVRKDIQAGAPVDTGKYKKSWSVKNMHEDSQSIDLVVHSRNRYQLAHLLEHGHVKRGGGRVPAQPHIASAEERGNEKLVDTIKQKLGGGS, translated from the coding sequence ATGAGTAGAACTGTATCAATAAGCGAGATGGGCGACGCCATTATGGAGGAGCTCGAAAAATATTCAAAGCTCGCCACGGATGACCTGAAGGCTGCTGTGAAAGAGACTGCTGCTTCTGTCCGCAAGGATATTCAGGCAGGTGCTCCGGTCGATACCGGCAAATACAAGAAAAGCTGGTCGGTCAAGAATATGCACGAGGATTCACAGAGCATTGACCTCGTGGTGCATTCGAGGAACCGCTATCAGCTTGCGCACCTTCTGGAGCATGGGCATGTAAAGCGTGGCGGCGGACGTGTTCCGGCACAGCCGCATATCGCATCAGCCGAGGAGCGCGGAAACGAAAAACTCGTCGATACCATCAAGCAGAAGCTGGGAGGTGGATCATGA
- a CDS encoding virulence protein: MKANYNVTGNDRKALVAAIENLTGDKAIYMRMPTCAYEIGDITVDKEGSVTCEDADKLERIIHNLIADGFTPEDTEEVESDDEATGLTVSLPLDKVAVGNLTNLLTAKESLIKKALGIDDLGIEVTEDTVSFPWFTEMPEPEEVKAYTHFIAALGKMSRDLKRISATEKEVDNEKYAFRCFLLRLGFIGNEYKAERKILLKNLSGNSSWKNGAPEKEVAACE, from the coding sequence ATGAAAGCAAATTACAACGTAACCGGAAACGACAGAAAAGCATTGGTCGCAGCCATTGAAAACCTCACCGGCGACAAGGCAATCTACATGCGTATGCCGACCTGCGCTTACGAGATCGGCGACATCACGGTCGACAAGGAAGGCAGCGTAACCTGCGAGGACGCAGACAAGCTGGAACGCATCATCCACAACCTGATCGCGGATGGCTTCACACCGGAGGATACCGAAGAGGTCGAAAGCGACGATGAAGCCACTGGCCTTACCGTCAGCCTCCCGCTCGACAAGGTGGCGGTCGGAAACCTCACCAACCTCCTCACAGCCAAGGAAAGCCTCATCAAAAAGGCTCTCGGCATTGACGACCTTGGCATCGAGGTCACAGAGGATACGGTCAGCTTCCCTTGGTTTACTGAGATGCCGGAGCCGGAAGAGGTCAAGGCCTACACCCACTTCATTGCAGCCCTTGGCAAAATGAGCCGGGATTTGAAGCGCATCAGCGCCACCGAGAAGGAAGTCGACAACGAGAAGTACGCATTCCGCTGCTTCCTCCTGCGACTTGGCTTCATCGGAAACGAGTATAAAGCAGAGCGCAAGATTCTCCTTAAGAATCTCTCCGGCAACTCCAGTTGGAAGAACGGCGCACCGGAAAAGGAGGTGGCAGCATGCGAATGA
- a CDS encoding head-tail connector protein, producing the protein MALISTEDAKAYLRVDSSDEDATVGILLASAIRLCIDIARLTDDQWEVIDSDAASSDEYTEAELSAIRETMKVAILYTCAYLFEHREEADHHALTMTLRSLLFAIREGAFS; encoded by the coding sequence GTGGCTTTGATTTCAACTGAAGATGCGAAGGCCTATCTGCGCGTAGATTCGTCGGATGAGGATGCCACGGTCGGTATCCTCTTGGCCTCCGCAATTCGCTTATGTATTGATATTGCAAGACTTACGGATGATCAGTGGGAAGTGATCGACTCCGATGCTGCTTCTTCTGATGAATATACCGAAGCGGAGCTGTCTGCAATCCGGGAAACCATGAAGGTCGCTATCCTCTATACCTGTGCCTATCTCTTTGAGCACAGGGAGGAAGCCGACCACCATGCTCTTACCATGACACTACGCTCACTTCTTTTTGCAATACGGGAAGGAGCGTTTTCATGA
- a CDS encoding phage major capsid protein produces the protein MTQIMELMDKRAKAWEAAKAFLNSHSQNGGMVSAEDAATYDKMEKEVTDLTKDIERLQRQEQIDKMMSAPTSTPLTGKPGVKDEPEDKPGRASAAYKKAFWDNIRHPGNPAIRDVLEEGTDANGGYLVPIEFEHTLVQALNENNIMRTIGCKVITTQNERKIPVANGHTQAVWTAENGAYTESNPTFAQTSIDAFKLTDLIKVSDELLSDSFFDIEGYISEEFGRAFGEAEEDAFINGAVQTGQTAIDRPTGLFIPSAAGGAPSGVTAASATAITADELISLVYSLKAPYRSKAKFLMNDATVAAIRKLKDLNGVYVWQPALTAGEPDRLLGYPLYTSPKVPTMAAGARAIAFGDFSCYWIADRAGRTIKRLNELYATNGQVGFTCTERVDGKLILSEGIKILDMKATSGS, from the coding sequence ATGACTCAGATTATGGAACTCATGGACAAGAGAGCGAAGGCATGGGAGGCCGCTAAGGCGTTTCTTAATAGCCACTCTCAGAACGGCGGCATGGTTTCTGCGGAGGATGCTGCAACCTACGACAAGATGGAAAAGGAAGTCACCGACCTCACCAAGGATATCGAGCGCCTGCAGCGTCAGGAGCAGATTGACAAGATGATGAGCGCACCGACTTCTACTCCGCTCACCGGAAAGCCCGGTGTAAAGGATGAACCGGAGGATAAGCCCGGCAGAGCTTCTGCTGCCTATAAAAAGGCCTTCTGGGACAACATCCGTCATCCCGGCAATCCCGCAATCCGTGATGTACTTGAGGAAGGAACCGATGCAAACGGCGGATACCTTGTTCCGATTGAATTCGAGCACACCCTTGTTCAGGCGCTCAATGAAAACAACATCATGCGTACTATCGGCTGCAAGGTCATCACCACACAGAACGAACGCAAGATCCCTGTGGCAAATGGTCACACGCAGGCGGTGTGGACTGCCGAGAACGGTGCCTACACCGAGAGCAATCCGACCTTCGCGCAGACCAGCATTGACGCTTTTAAGCTGACTGACCTCATCAAGGTGTCCGACGAGCTGCTTTCCGACAGCTTCTTTGATATCGAAGGCTACATCTCTGAGGAATTCGGTCGCGCCTTCGGTGAAGCTGAAGAAGATGCCTTCATCAACGGTGCTGTGCAGACCGGCCAGACGGCTATCGACAGACCTACTGGCCTGTTCATTCCTTCTGCCGCTGGTGGTGCTCCTTCCGGCGTAACCGCAGCTTCCGCTACGGCAATTACCGCCGATGAGCTGATCAGCCTTGTGTACTCTCTCAAGGCACCGTATCGCAGCAAGGCGAAGTTCCTCATGAATGATGCCACTGTCGCAGCTATCAGAAAGCTCAAGGATCTGAACGGCGTCTATGTATGGCAGCCTGCTCTTACTGCCGGAGAGCCTGATAGACTGCTTGGCTATCCGCTCTACACCTCTCCGAAGGTACCTACAATGGCCGCAGGTGCAAGAGCCATCGCATTCGGCGACTTCTCCTGCTACTGGATCGCTGATAGAGCCGGTCGCACAATCAAGCGCCTCAACGAGCTTTACGCTACCAACGGTCAGGTCGGCTTTACCTGCACGGAACGTGTTGACGGCAAGCTGATCCTTTCCGAAGGCATCAAGATTCTTGACATGAAGGCAACTTCCGGTTCTTAA
- a CDS encoding DUF5049 domain-containing protein gives MDEKVKEQILAIRDTGLTNMFDVNTVQRLAYERDFYELVLYLEDHRKEYVNFILTGEA, from the coding sequence ATGGATGAAAAGGTAAAGGAGCAGATCCTTGCTATCCGGGACACTGGTCTTACCAATATGTTCGATGTAAACACGGTGCAGCGGCTGGCCTATGAGAGAGACTTCTACGAGCTGGTTTTATACCTTGAGGATCACCGGAAAGAATACGTGAATTTCATTCTGACCGGCGAGGCATAA
- a CDS encoding DUF4314 domain-containing protein, whose amino-acid sequence MRMITKEQLEALRSRYPAGTRVELLQMDDVQAPPIGTKGTVTGVDDTGSLMVNWDNGSGLNVIYGIDRVRKVVD is encoded by the coding sequence ATGCGAATGATCACAAAAGAGCAGCTTGAAGCGCTCCGCTCCCGCTACCCGGCAGGCACCCGCGTGGAGCTTCTCCAGATGGACGATGTGCAGGCTCCGCCTATCGGCACCAAGGGAACCGTTACGGGAGTCGACGATACCGGCAGCCTAATGGTGAACTGGGACAACGGCTCCGGTCTGAATGTCATCTACGGCATCGACCGTGTGCGGAAGGTGGTGGACTGA
- a CDS encoding DUF7678 domain-containing protein: protein MWSEGVIGIPDAKDKEKYTKCHYWVKHYDEPSETYGINGGRISKLMIKIDGETVCNYDRGWDIHPTCKEAEMALCILLENHN from the coding sequence ATGTGGAGCGAAGGAGTTATCGGCATCCCGGATGCCAAGGACAAGGAAAAATACACCAAGTGTCACTACTGGGTAAAACACTACGACGAGCCAAGTGAGACCTACGGCATTAACGGAGGCAGGATCAGCAAGCTCATGATCAAGATTGACGGCGAGACCGTTTGCAACTACGACAGAGGCTGGGACATTCATCCCACCTGCAAAGAAGCAGAGATGGCGCTTTGCATCCTGCTGGAGAACCACAACTAA
- a CDS encoding phage tail tape measure protein: MADRIKGITVEIGGDTTGLSKALSGVNKEIKSTQSQLKDVNKLLKLDPTNTTLLEQKQKLLQQAVSETKEKLTQLKSVQDQMDAGLKNGTVTQQQYDAWQREIIETENELKNLEQQCKNTDTSITATLKATGSKLQEVGGKISDVGTSLSTHVTAPIVAIGAASIAAFNEVDAGLDIVAQKTGATGDELEDMCQIVKDLATEMPTDFETAGAAVGEVNTRFGLTGQALDDLSAKFIKFAQLNDTDVSTSIDNVSSVMNAFGMDASEADNLLDALNATGQATGIDMDTLANALSSNAAQLKEMGLTAQQAAGFMGMVEMSGLDTSAAMMGLKTAMKNATADGKTLDQVLAEFSATMQGSGSDAEKLQAAYDLFGSKAGASIYNAVQTGKLNLSDFSGFLGDFEGSVENTFNETLDPIDQFQMTMNSLKETGAEVGNSLMSVLAPVLKELSDKLKSLAEWWNNLGEPMQQMIVKIALVAAAIGPVLVIVGKVISAVGTIMTIIPTVTTAMAGVKTAMAGLNAVMAANPIGLIITAIGLLVAAFIYLWNNCEGFREFWINLWEKVKEIAITVWTAIKDFFVSVWEAIKNTFTTVVNAISSFLTTAWNTIKSTVEAVMNAIKTVISTIWNGIKSFFETIFNAIKTVVTTYFNIYKTIIETVLNVIKTVVTTVWNAIKTAVETVVNAIKTVITTAWNAIKTTTSTIFNAVKSVVTSVWNDIKSAVMNVVNTMKSGISNGFNAIKSTVSNIVNGIKSTISNVFNTIWSTVSGIVNKLKSVFNFSWSLPKIKLPHFSITGSFSLNPPSIPHFSVDWYKKAMSGGMILKDATIFGQSGGTLLGGGEAGDEAVVGVSSLRSMIQDAVSSATLSVSGDQPLINIEEMSVRSDDDIRKISQQLNTLLTAGRRAKGLV; the protein is encoded by the coding sequence ATGGCTGACAGAATAAAAGGCATAACCGTGGAAATCGGCGGCGATACGACCGGCCTTTCCAAAGCCCTCTCCGGCGTAAACAAAGAAATCAAATCAACGCAGTCGCAGCTGAAGGACGTCAACAAGCTCTTGAAGCTCGACCCGACAAATACCACGCTGCTCGAACAGAAACAGAAGCTCTTACAACAGGCAGTCTCCGAAACGAAGGAAAAGCTCACACAGCTGAAGTCCGTGCAAGACCAGATGGATGCTGGACTAAAAAACGGTACCGTCACCCAGCAGCAATATGATGCATGGCAGCGTGAGATCATAGAGACCGAAAACGAGCTCAAAAACCTCGAACAGCAGTGCAAAAATACCGATACTTCAATCACCGCAACGCTCAAGGCGACCGGCTCCAAGCTGCAGGAGGTCGGCGGGAAAATATCCGATGTCGGCACAAGCCTCTCGACACATGTCACGGCTCCCATTGTCGCCATCGGCGCTGCCTCCATTGCCGCCTTTAACGAGGTGGATGCTGGCCTCGACATCGTTGCACAGAAAACCGGCGCTACAGGTGATGAGCTGGAGGATATGTGCCAGATCGTAAAAGACCTCGCCACGGAGATGCCGACGGACTTCGAAACTGCCGGTGCTGCTGTCGGCGAGGTCAACACCCGTTTCGGCCTGACCGGGCAGGCGCTGGATGACCTCTCGGCAAAATTCATCAAGTTTGCCCAGCTCAATGATACCGATGTTTCGACATCTATCGACAATGTATCCTCCGTCATGAACGCCTTCGGCATGGACGCTTCCGAGGCAGATAATCTTCTGGATGCTTTAAATGCCACCGGTCAGGCCACCGGCATTGATATGGATACACTGGCAAACGCCCTCTCCTCTAATGCCGCGCAGCTGAAGGAAATGGGACTCACCGCCCAACAGGCCGCTGGCTTTATGGGCATGGTGGAAATGTCAGGTCTTGATACCTCTGCCGCCATGATGGGCTTAAAGACCGCCATGAAAAATGCAACGGCAGACGGTAAAACACTGGATCAGGTGCTTGCCGAATTTTCTGCTACCATGCAGGGAAGCGGCAGCGATGCAGAAAAACTGCAGGCGGCCTATGACCTTTTCGGAAGTAAGGCCGGTGCCTCCATTTATAATGCCGTGCAGACCGGAAAGCTCAACCTGTCGGATTTCTCCGGCTTCCTCGGAGATTTTGAAGGCAGTGTCGAGAACACCTTCAATGAGACACTCGACCCGATTGACCAGTTCCAGATGACCATGAACTCTCTGAAGGAAACCGGTGCAGAGGTCGGCAACTCCCTGATGTCAGTTCTCGCTCCTGTCCTTAAAGAGCTCTCTGACAAGCTAAAATCCCTCGCCGAATGGTGGAACAACCTCGGAGAGCCTATGCAGCAGATGATCGTGAAAATTGCGCTCGTGGCTGCTGCAATCGGGCCGGTACTTGTAATCGTCGGTAAGGTAATCTCCGCTGTTGGTACCATTATGACGATTATTCCTACTGTTACCACTGCTATGGCCGGAGTAAAGACGGCGATGGCTGGTCTGAATGCTGTCATGGCGGCAAATCCGATAGGCCTGATCATTACGGCCATCGGCCTACTGGTAGCTGCATTTATCTACCTGTGGAACAACTGTGAGGGCTTCAGAGAATTCTGGATCAACCTCTGGGAAAAGGTCAAGGAGATCGCCATTACTGTATGGACGGCGATCAAGGACTTCTTCGTCAGTGTCTGGGAGGCAATAAAGAACACCTTCACCACTGTGGTAAATGCAATCAGCAGTTTTCTTACCACAGCTTGGAATACGATAAAAAGCACGGTCGAAGCCGTGATGAATGCCATAAAGACGGTTATCTCTACGATCTGGAATGGCATCAAGAGCTTCTTTGAAACCATTTTCAATGCAATCAAAACTGTGGTGACTACTTACTTCAATATCTACAAGACGATCATCGAAACCGTCCTGAACGTGATAAAAACCGTGGTTACTACTGTTTGGAACGCGATAAAAACAGCTGTTGAAACTGTCGTAAATGCCATAAAGACGGTCATCACCACCGCATGGAATGCCATCAAGACTACGACCTCTACGATTTTCAATGCCGTAAAGAGCGTGGTCACTTCCGTTTGGAACGACATAAAGAGCGCGGTCATGAATGTGGTGAATACCATGAAATCCGGCATCAGCAACGGCTTCAATGCGATCAAGAGCACGGTGTCCAATATCGTAAATGGAATCAAGAGTACCATCTCGAATGTGTTCAATACCATCTGGAGCACGGTATCCGGCATCGTAAACAAGCTAAAGAGCGTATTCAATTTCAGCTGGAGCCTGCCGAAGATCAAGCTGCCGCATTTCTCCATCACAGGCAGCTTTTCGCTGAACCCGCCATCCATACCGCACTTTTCAGTGGACTGGTATAAGAAGGCGATGTCCGGCGGCATGATCTTAAAGGATGCGACCATCTTCGGCCAGAGCGGCGGCACGCTTCTTGGCGGCGGTGAGGCCGGTGATGAAGCTGTGGTCGGTGTGAGCTCGCTGCGCTCCATGATTCAGGATGCAGTAAGCAGCGCTACCCTCAGTGTTTCAGGCGACCAGCCTCTCATCAATATCGAGGAAATGAGTGTCAGAAGCGACGACGATATCCGGAAGATTTCTCAGCAGCTCAATACTCTGCTGACTGCCGGGCGCAGGGCGAAAGGACTGGTGTAA